From the Natrarchaeobaculum aegyptiacum genome, one window contains:
- a CDS encoding DNA polymerase II large subunit, giving the protein MREEDVRYFEGLESQLDEAFEVAQTAKKRGGDPEPEVEIPVAKDMADRVENILGIEGVAERVRELEGQMSREEAALELAEDFAEGRVGDYETKAGKVEGAVRTAVALLTEGVVAAPIEGIDKVEILQNDDGTEFVNVYYAGPIRSAGGTAQALSVLVADYTRALVGLEQYVARSEEVERYAEEVALYDKETGLQYTPKDKETKFIAKHLPIMLDGEATGDEEVSGYRDLERVDTNSARGGMCLVMAEGIALKAPKIQRYTSQLDEIDWPWLQDLIDGTYYDDADDSGETDDGADGEDADGDAEAEANSSDSDADAPAADEPGGPPRVEAATKYLRDLIAGRPVFSHPCAKGGFRLRYGRSRNHGFATAGVHPAAMHLVDDFLATGTQIKTERPGKAAGVVPVDSIEGPTVKLANGDVRQVDDPEEAKEIRNGVEKILDLGEYLVNYGEFVENNHSLAPASYTPEWWIQDLEVAGADIQALQDDPRLDLEHPTAEQAIAWATEYDAPLHPEYTYLWHDLPVEDFCALAGVVEDGRIEGGDGTERGKDGTLVLPYDDATADALETIVIEHRQRASRGEDGRIEIDDWRPFVRSLGCEIRQTATDGAALESEESPSAADSSEPPREPDGTKGEPSIHLERTWTDDDLTEHARTWGTDEAGENAVEAVNEVAPFRIRERAPTRIGNRMGRPEKSERRDLSPPVHTLFPIGEAGGAQRNVADAAAHAETMSDTPGVVEIQIGRQRCENCGTETFKNRCPDCDERTTPDYRCPDCDQQVEPDEAGRVECGRCEIEATCVEVREVDIHEEYRDALESVGERENAFEILKGVKGLTSTTKIPEPIEKGVLRAKHDVSAFKDGTVRYDMTDLPVTSVRASELDVDVGQLRALGYEEDIHGDPLEHDDQLVELKVQDIVLSDGAAEHMMQTADFIDDLLEQYYGLEPFYELEDRQELVGELVFGMAPHTSAATVGRVIGFTSAAVGYAHPYFHAAKRRNCFHPETRLWVRDEDGAWRHESIKAIVEQRLTNPEEDDVGTLVQDVEGLTVPSVTPDGTPVERSIESISKHPSPEHLVRVETRSGRTLTVTSDHTFRRWTPSGLESIEAQSLSVGDELPAPKSIDIEGTAKSIDLLEAFMEADGVPNNSLVVRGLGSDQIKALLDEATSADAYLKPVAKRLGLSQSTVYNWINRDSVPVGPLLSLFDVETLLEHIPDDVTLGVKRDTASVNRHFEIDESVAALLGYYAAEGFTRREDGSFYQTTICIPDRVARDEIIGTFETALSIDAFEENEWKVTVSSRLVSTLFAEVLDVGANAESKQIPDCIFDSPRPHLRAFLAAYFSGDGSASTDRIEIRAHTVSDDLAADLVAVLKRFGIAAKTYRETRRPITGAVAEFYSDDEPVPEFESWVLKITSENAARFADRIGFHLDRKQETLENVLETTELRSQRIFADGGETWLDEVVSVEIVESDVEYTYCLTVEETNTLVANDLYVGQCDGDEDCVMLLMDGLLNFSRNFLPDKRGGRMDAPLVMSSRIDPSEIDDEAHNMDVVSQYPREFYLATLEQADPGEVDVEIAEENLGTDLEYTGFSHTHDTTDIAMGPDLSAYKTLGSMMDKMDAQLELSRKLESVDETDVAERVIEYHFLPDLIGNLRAFSRQETRCLDCGEKFRRMPLTGDCRECGGRVNLTVHKGSVNKYMQTAINVAEEYDCRDYTKQRLEVLERALESIFENDKNKQSGIEDFM; this is encoded by the coding sequence TCGAGAACATCCTCGGGATCGAGGGCGTCGCCGAGCGCGTGCGCGAACTCGAGGGGCAGATGTCCCGGGAGGAGGCAGCCCTCGAACTCGCCGAGGACTTCGCGGAGGGGCGGGTCGGCGACTACGAGACGAAAGCCGGCAAGGTCGAGGGTGCCGTCCGCACCGCAGTCGCCCTGCTGACCGAGGGTGTCGTCGCCGCGCCGATCGAGGGAATCGACAAGGTCGAAATCTTACAGAACGACGACGGCACGGAGTTTGTCAACGTCTACTACGCTGGCCCGATCCGCTCTGCGGGCGGGACCGCACAGGCGCTGTCCGTTTTGGTCGCCGACTACACCCGCGCACTGGTCGGCCTCGAGCAGTACGTGGCTCGTTCGGAGGAAGTCGAACGCTACGCCGAGGAGGTCGCTCTCTACGACAAGGAGACCGGCCTCCAGTACACGCCGAAGGACAAGGAGACCAAATTCATCGCCAAACACCTCCCGATCATGCTCGACGGGGAGGCGACCGGCGACGAGGAAGTCTCGGGCTACCGCGACCTCGAGCGTGTCGACACCAACAGCGCCCGCGGTGGGATGTGTCTGGTCATGGCAGAAGGGATCGCCCTCAAAGCGCCGAAGATCCAGCGCTACACGTCTCAGCTCGACGAGATCGACTGGCCGTGGCTCCAGGACCTGATCGACGGGACCTACTACGACGACGCCGACGATTCGGGGGAGACTGACGACGGAGCAGACGGCGAAGATGCCGACGGCGACGCCGAAGCCGAGGCCAACTCGAGTGACAGCGATGCAGACGCCCCCGCTGCCGACGAACCCGGGGGCCCGCCGCGCGTCGAGGCCGCCACGAAGTACCTCCGTGACCTGATCGCTGGCCGCCCGGTCTTCTCACACCCCTGCGCGAAGGGTGGATTCCGGCTGCGCTACGGCCGCTCGCGCAACCACGGCTTCGCGACCGCGGGCGTCCACCCGGCTGCGATGCACCTCGTCGACGACTTCCTCGCGACCGGGACCCAGATCAAGACCGAACGCCCCGGCAAGGCGGCCGGGGTCGTCCCCGTCGACTCCATCGAGGGACCGACCGTCAAACTCGCCAACGGCGACGTCCGCCAGGTCGACGATCCCGAGGAGGCCAAAGAGATCAGAAACGGCGTCGAGAAGATCCTCGACCTCGGCGAGTACCTCGTCAACTACGGCGAGTTCGTCGAGAACAACCACTCACTCGCACCCGCCTCCTACACACCCGAGTGGTGGATCCAGGACCTCGAGGTCGCCGGCGCGGATATCCAGGCCCTGCAGGACGATCCACGACTCGACCTCGAGCACCCGACCGCCGAGCAGGCCATAGCGTGGGCCACCGAGTACGACGCCCCGTTACACCCCGAGTACACCTACCTCTGGCACGACCTCCCGGTCGAGGACTTCTGTGCTCTCGCCGGAGTCGTCGAGGACGGCCGGATCGAGGGCGGTGACGGGACCGAACGCGGCAAGGACGGCACCCTCGTTCTCCCCTACGACGACGCGACCGCAGACGCACTCGAGACGATCGTGATCGAACACCGCCAGCGCGCGAGTCGGGGCGAGGACGGCCGCATCGAGATCGACGACTGGCGACCGTTCGTCCGCTCGCTGGGCTGTGAGATCCGCCAGACGGCGACCGACGGCGCGGCTCTCGAGAGCGAGGAATCACCCAGCGCTGCGGACTCGAGCGAACCACCACGAGAGCCCGACGGGACCAAGGGCGAGCCGTCGATCCACCTCGAGCGCACCTGGACCGACGACGACCTCACCGAGCACGCCCGCACCTGGGGAACCGACGAAGCGGGCGAGAACGCCGTCGAGGCGGTCAACGAGGTCGCGCCGTTCCGTATCCGCGAGCGGGCACCCACCAGAATCGGTAACCGGATGGGTCGGCCGGAGAAGTCAGAACGCCGTGACCTGAGCCCGCCGGTTCACACCCTCTTTCCGATCGGCGAGGCGGGCGGGGCTCAGCGCAACGTCGCGGACGCGGCCGCCCACGCCGAGACGATGAGCGACACGCCCGGCGTCGTCGAGATTCAGATCGGTCGACAGCGCTGTGAGAACTGCGGGACGGAGACGTTCAAAAACCGCTGTCCCGACTGCGATGAGCGGACCACGCCCGACTACCGCTGTCCCGACTGTGACCAGCAGGTCGAACCCGACGAGGCCGGTCGCGTCGAGTGCGGCCGCTGTGAGATCGAAGCCACCTGTGTCGAGGTCCGCGAGGTAGACATCCACGAGGAGTATCGCGACGCCCTCGAGTCGGTCGGCGAGCGCGAGAACGCCTTCGAGATCCTCAAGGGCGTCAAGGGGCTGACCTCGACGACGAAGATCCCCGAACCCATCGAGAAAGGAGTCCTGCGGGCGAAACACGACGTCTCGGCGTTCAAAGACGGCACCGTCCGCTACGACATGACCGACCTCCCCGTGACGTCGGTCCGGGCGAGCGAACTCGACGTCGACGTCGGCCAGCTGCGAGCGCTCGGCTACGAGGAGGACATCCACGGCGACCCCCTCGAGCACGACGACCAGCTGGTCGAACTCAAGGTTCAGGACATCGTCCTTTCCGACGGCGCGGCCGAGCACATGATGCAGACGGCCGACTTCATCGACGACCTCCTCGAGCAGTACTACGGCCTCGAGCCGTTCTACGAACTCGAGGACAGGCAGGAACTGGTCGGCGAGCTGGTCTTCGGGATGGCACCGCACACGAGCGCCGCAACTGTCGGGAGAGTGATTGGCTTTACGAGCGCGGCAGTCGGATATGCTCATCCGTACTTTCACGCCGCGAAACGGAGGAATTGCTTCCATCCCGAAACGAGGCTGTGGGTAAGAGACGAGGACGGCGCGTGGCGTCACGAATCGATCAAGGCAATTGTCGAACAACGGTTAACGAACCCGGAAGAGGACGACGTGGGCACGCTTGTTCAGGACGTTGAGGGGTTGACCGTTCCGTCGGTAACTCCTGACGGGACGCCGGTCGAACGTTCGATCGAATCGATTTCGAAGCACCCGTCGCCCGAACATCTGGTCCGCGTCGAAACGCGAAGCGGTCGGACGCTAACGGTAACGTCCGACCACACGTTCCGACGGTGGACGCCGTCAGGGCTGGAGTCCATCGAAGCACAGTCCCTCTCGGTCGGTGACGAACTTCCCGCTCCGAAATCCATCGACATCGAAGGGACGGCGAAATCGATCGACCTGCTGGAAGCGTTTATGGAGGCCGACGGAGTACCGAATAACTCGCTCGTCGTTCGCGGACTCGGGTCGGATCAAATCAAGGCGCTGCTCGACGAGGCAACCTCGGCTGATGCGTATCTCAAACCGGTCGCGAAACGGCTCGGTCTGTCTCAGTCGACGGTGTATAATTGGATCAATCGAGACAGCGTTCCAGTCGGTCCGCTTCTTTCGCTGTTCGATGTTGAGACACTTCTCGAACACATTCCGGACGATGTAACGCTTGGTGTAAAGCGCGATACAGCGAGCGTGAATCGCCACTTCGAAATCGACGAATCCGTCGCGGCGTTACTCGGCTACTACGCGGCCGAGGGGTTCACCCGTCGAGAGGACGGCTCGTTCTACCAGACGACGATCTGCATCCCCGATCGAGTTGCTCGAGACGAGATCATCGGCACATTCGAAACTGCGCTATCGATCGATGCGTTCGAGGAAAACGAGTGGAAAGTGACCGTTTCGAGTAGACTTGTCTCAACGCTGTTTGCAGAAGTACTCGACGTTGGAGCGAACGCAGAGTCGAAACAGATTCCCGATTGCATCTTCGATAGCCCGCGTCCACACCTGCGCGCGTTTCTGGCTGCGTACTTCAGCGGCGATGGGAGCGCGTCGACGGATCGAATCGAGATTCGAGCGCACACGGTCAGCGATGATCTCGCGGCCGACCTCGTCGCTGTACTCAAGCGGTTTGGAATCGCCGCGAAAACGTACCGGGAAACTCGACGACCCATTACCGGGGCTGTAGCGGAGTTCTATAGTGACGATGAGCCGGTTCCCGAATTCGAGTCCTGGGTATTGAAGATCACATCCGAGAACGCAGCTCGGTTTGCCGACCGAATCGGATTCCACCTCGACCGAAAGCAGGAGACCCTCGAGAACGTACTCGAGACGACGGAACTCCGGTCTCAACGAATTTTTGCCGACGGCGGCGAAACCTGGCTTGATGAGGTCGTTTCTGTCGAGATCGTCGAGAGCGACGTCGAATACACGTACTGTCTGACCGTCGAGGAGACGAATACGCTCGTTGCTAACGACCTCTACGTCGGGCAGTGTGACGGCGACGAAGACTGCGTGATGCTCCTCATGGACGGACTCCTCAACTTCAGTAGGAATTTCCTCCCCGACAAGCGGGGCGGGCGCATGGACGCACCTCTCGTCATGTCCTCCCGTATCGACCCCTCCGAGATCGACGACGAGGCCCACAACATGGACGTCGTCTCCCAGTACCCTCGCGAGTTCTACCTCGCGACCTTAGAGCAGGCCGATCCCGGCGAGGTGGACGTCGAAATCGCCGAGGAGAACCTCGGCACGGACCTCGAGTACACCGGCTTTTCCCACACCCACGACACGACCGACATCGCGATGGGGCCAGACCTCTCTGCGTACAAGACGCTGGGCTCGATGATGGACAAGATGGACGCCCAGCTCGAGCTCTCGCGGAAACTCGAGTCCGTCGACGAGACCGACGTCGCAGAGCGAGTCATCGAGTACCACTTCCTGCCGGACCTGATCGGGAACCTGCGGGCCTTCTCGCGACAGGAGACCCGCTGTCTCGACTGTGGCGAGAAGTTCCGCCGGATGCCCCTGACCGGCGACTGCCGGGAGTGTGGCGGCCGGGTCAACCTCACCGTCCACAAGGGCTCGGTGAACAAGTACATGCAGACGGCGATCAACGTCGCCGAGGAGTACGACTGCCGCGATTACACGAAACAGCGTCTCGAGGTCCTCGAGCGGGCACTCGAGAGCATCTTCGAGAACGACAAGAACAAGCAGTCAGGTATCGAGGACTTCATGTAA
- a CDS encoding alpha/beta fold hydrolase: MTGTGIATVGDCRIAYRRAGTTGPPVVLLHGAGIDDATVSWRHTIEALAEEYRVYAPDWPGYGESTGDVDHTIESYVDVLDGFIAALPYARVSLVGISMGGGAALGYALAAPDRVERLALVNSYGLGDRLPEALAWKHLSQIPGATAFGKFAAGASDQTARLVLDRLVADASSLPPAFVDDVRTKLTAPQSLRAFEAFQNNELTWGGRVETNFVDDLEALSVPTLLVHGRQDPLVPPEWSVRAADVIPEADLELVDDCGHWTPRERPAEFNARLREWLPERQVDPTRRYGRGEIPGLERASD, encoded by the coding sequence ATGACAGGAACCGGCATTGCCACCGTCGGTGACTGTCGAATCGCCTACCGGCGAGCCGGAACGACCGGACCGCCGGTCGTTTTGCTCCACGGCGCGGGCATCGACGACGCGACGGTGTCGTGGCGTCACACGATCGAGGCGCTCGCCGAAGAGTACCGGGTCTACGCCCCGGACTGGCCCGGCTACGGCGAGAGCACCGGCGACGTCGACCACACCATCGAGAGCTACGTCGACGTCCTCGACGGCTTCATCGCTGCACTCCCGTACGCCCGGGTCTCGCTCGTCGGCATTTCGATGGGCGGCGGCGCAGCCCTCGGGTACGCACTCGCTGCACCAGACCGCGTCGAGCGGCTCGCGCTCGTCAATAGCTACGGCCTCGGCGACCGGCTTCCCGAGGCGCTCGCCTGGAAACACCTCTCCCAGATCCCGGGCGCGACGGCGTTCGGAAAGTTCGCCGCGGGTGCATCGGACCAGACGGCCCGACTCGTGCTGGACCGGCTGGTCGCAGACGCCTCGAGCCTGCCCCCGGCGTTCGTCGACGACGTCCGGACGAAACTCACGGCACCGCAGTCGTTACGGGCGTTCGAGGCGTTCCAGAACAACGAACTCACCTGGGGCGGGCGCGTCGAGACGAACTTCGTAGACGACCTCGAGGCACTGTCCGTGCCGACGCTGCTCGTCCACGGCCGACAGGACCCGCTGGTGCCGCCAGAGTGGTCGGTTCGAGCGGCCGATGTGATTCCAGAGGCCGACCTCGAGTTGGTCGACGACTGTGGCCACTGGACTCCTCGCGAGCGGCCAGCCGAGTTCAACGCGCGATTGCGCGAGTGGCTCCCGGAGCGACAGGTCGACCCGACCCGACGCTATGGACGCGGCGAGATTCCGGGCCTCGAGCGGGCGAGCGACTGA
- a CDS encoding DUF4157 domain-containing protein, whose amino-acid sequence MGDSEKMAAFRTRQAQSPEAVPTDIERQNELSKHRNRYTHLDDDRPGETVVPDPVRRVLSTPGQSLDAAVQSDLAERLGDRFDDVTIHTGPEAANACESIDARAFTVGSHVVFNHGEFDPDSATGKYLLAHELVHTRQQTDGQVTRLPAATELEVRDSSSAYEREADEFASEALRSDAGVGSLTPSQAALSVQRMHKHELLEVLDDELEEDLPEEFEDGLPEEVLEKLPEALREGYENGHPAFTRAYEREFDNATFQDLTKSSFRKSDRWGGEGSVHWTWEEIQNSLLFNGREGIENLSECEQRTLALFMNESDEIAAQFGEAIERHWQGLSGGEYLVASMENATAGAMVDLSTGQPLFSTAAGVFSGPIRAQLEYQVDKRLPKDYNEYGKLELARDLYGYAAEKDSEYTLEGESETKNGSDRTRLDQSQFSDNINKKEGIDQNPEEHSPGSDRVEENLENLSRMTSNEWLRLSQDQREEYLKTLQQTGLMSRVLVGTMASVDPDTIDEICVTDYAKTGASSAGVTGTASTGSKAGKDAIESNSIDLSASVTSGLTKGGLKGVATVLTKLGLEVSGTRNKITGVGDALEDRLAKRVKGIRRERATDLDSSQGYDELVHALLHVLDEEGLLEEHYYD is encoded by the coding sequence ATGGGTGATTCCGAGAAGATGGCTGCGTTCCGAACGCGGCAAGCGCAGTCTCCTGAGGCAGTCCCAACTGATATCGAACGGCAGAACGAGCTGTCGAAACACCGAAACAGATACACTCACCTGGATGATGACCGGCCTGGAGAAACAGTCGTTCCCGACCCTGTTCGCCGAGTTCTCTCCACACCTGGCCAGTCGCTGGATGCGGCGGTCCAGTCGGACTTGGCCGAGCGTCTGGGTGATCGTTTCGACGACGTCACGATTCATACCGGCCCGGAAGCAGCGAACGCCTGCGAGTCGATCGACGCCCGCGCGTTCACCGTGGGCTCGCACGTCGTGTTCAATCACGGCGAGTTCGATCCGGACAGCGCCACAGGCAAGTACCTGCTTGCCCACGAACTGGTGCATACTCGCCAGCAGACGGACGGACAGGTCACTCGATTGCCAGCTGCAACAGAACTCGAGGTGCGAGATTCCTCGAGTGCGTACGAGCGTGAGGCGGACGAGTTTGCCAGTGAGGCGCTCCGATCGGATGCTGGCGTGGGGTCGCTCACGCCGAGCCAAGCAGCGCTGTCCGTCCAGCGGATGCACAAACACGAACTCCTCGAGGTCCTCGACGACGAACTCGAGGAGGACCTCCCCGAGGAGTTCGAGGACGGCCTGCCGGAGGAGGTCCTCGAAAAGCTACCGGAGGCGTTGCGTGAGGGCTACGAGAACGGCCATCCAGCGTTTACGCGGGCCTACGAGCGGGAGTTCGACAACGCGACGTTTCAGGATCTCACCAAATCGTCGTTCCGAAAGAGCGACCGCTGGGGTGGTGAAGGATCGGTCCACTGGACCTGGGAAGAGATCCAGAACTCACTCCTATTCAATGGCCGCGAGGGAATCGAGAACCTCAGCGAGTGCGAGCAGCGAACACTGGCGCTGTTCATGAACGAGTCCGACGAGATCGCGGCCCAGTTCGGCGAAGCGATCGAGCGCCACTGGCAGGGACTCTCTGGTGGTGAATATCTCGTTGCCTCGATGGAGAACGCGACTGCCGGGGCGATGGTTGACCTTTCGACGGGCCAGCCGTTGTTCTCGACGGCAGCCGGTGTGTTTTCTGGACCGATCCGGGCGCAGCTGGAGTACCAGGTGGACAAGCGTCTGCCGAAGGACTACAATGAATATGGGAAGCTGGAGCTTGCCAGAGACCTGTATGGGTATGCAGCCGAAAAAGATAGTGAATATACTCTGGAAGGTGAATCGGAGACAAAAAATGGTTCAGACAGAACTCGTCTAGATCAATCACAATTCAGTGACAATATAAATAAGAAAGAAGGAATAGACCAAAATCCCGAAGAACATTCTCCTGGTTCAGACCGAGTTGAAGAAAATTTAGAAAATCTTAGTCGAATGACCAGCAATGAGTGGCTAAGGCTAAGTCAAGATCAACGAGAAGAATACCTCAAGACGTTACAACAGACGGGCCTCATGTCACGTGTATTAGTCGGCACGATGGCGTCAGTCGATCCAGACACAATTGATGAAATCTGTGTGACAGACTACGCCAAAACGGGTGCGTCCAGTGCCGGCGTGACGGGGACGGCATCAACTGGAAGCAAAGCCGGTAAAGACGCGATTGAATCGAATTCCATCGATCTGTCCGCAAGTGTGACCTCTGGCCTGACTAAAGGAGGCCTGAAAGGAGTTGCTACTGTTTTAACGAAACTCGGTTTAGAAGTATCGGGGACGAGAAATAAAATCACAGGAGTTGGTGACGCCCTCGAAGACCGCCTCGCCAAACGCGTCAAAGGGATTCGCAGAGAACGAGCGACCGATCTTGACTCTTCGCAAGGGTACGACGAACTGGTCCATGCACTCTTACACGTATTAGATGAGGAAGGCCTATTGGAGGAACATTATTATGACTAA
- a CDS encoding transposase encodes MTFREMVDGALKSYPYEQQHRYDRSVSLEDLVSEIPACYLRFYDTYDHEQGSPKPWNAVFRAHVLRCVKGWKNATALYKYLKQKPFLCTQLGFEDIPDQSTLWRAWEDRLADVQEAVHTAAEVVVDIARYHDIPAPEPEFLPNQPTGTVTRSKSKDTLAREKAREVWKGAKPIVEDCFSLDRGDNASIPEGAFWEQQSYLGMRTDMHPNDGAQSFAEDSTRDRTPSGDSHRLQTKELGVERIRTMLRESARTLVARAKSTDTMGRTQMAALDLTKGNPWGGKVMRDSNGKNKEPWILGYKGENGPFFQWAVIKLVGHDVPLILDAIPVERGRKRADIVDDLLDGATDIVPGLDLVMMDREFANDGVKDACEDHGVHYLNPGVVRSSSDHEHQIAKLASEDKDFDVVEQERLDDGPTRKAVYLPKREWEREDEADDGTDVTIRQELIEDFEEIGDTTPLSADRDGDSPLSNLLDEVADEEEIDEPARVEAPTVPFETNLPWVDTDPADEREMKHQIGRVMVRYKRRWGIENGFKKLKTFLAETQSPDHRFRYFNFAFACVLYNCWRLVDILVQLELDGEVGDGPALTANSFLTFAKKNYGLDPPD; translated from the coding sequence ATGACGTTCCGGGAGATGGTCGATGGCGCTCTCAAAAGCTATCCGTACGAGCAACAGCACCGGTACGACCGCTCCGTCTCCCTGGAGGACCTCGTTTCGGAAATCCCAGCCTGCTACCTGCGCTTCTACGATACCTACGACCACGAACAGGGCAGTCCGAAGCCCTGGAACGCCGTTTTCCGTGCCCACGTCCTCCGCTGTGTCAAGGGCTGGAAGAACGCCACGGCCCTCTACAAGTACCTGAAGCAGAAGCCGTTCCTCTGCACGCAGCTGGGCTTCGAGGACATCCCCGACCAATCTACTCTCTGGCGGGCGTGGGAAGATCGCCTCGCCGACGTACAAGAGGCCGTCCATACAGCTGCCGAGGTAGTCGTGGACATCGCCCGCTACCACGACATCCCTGCCCCCGAACCCGAGTTCTTACCGAATCAGCCGACTGGGACGGTGACGCGGTCGAAGAGCAAAGACACGCTCGCACGCGAAAAGGCGCGTGAGGTCTGGAAGGGCGCGAAACCGATCGTCGAGGACTGCTTCTCCCTCGATCGCGGCGACAACGCTTCGATCCCCGAGGGCGCGTTCTGGGAACAGCAGTCCTACCTCGGAATGCGGACCGACATGCATCCGAACGACGGTGCGCAGTCGTTCGCGGAAGACTCCACGCGGGATCGAACACCGTCAGGCGACTCCCACCGACTCCAGACGAAAGAACTCGGCGTCGAGCGCATTCGGACGATGCTCCGCGAGAGTGCTCGGACGCTGGTTGCACGGGCGAAATCGACGGACACGATGGGGCGCACGCAGATGGCGGCTCTGGACCTCACGAAGGGTAACCCGTGGGGCGGCAAAGTCATGCGCGACAGCAACGGGAAAAACAAGGAGCCGTGGATTCTGGGGTACAAGGGCGAGAACGGACCGTTCTTCCAGTGGGCCGTCATCAAACTCGTCGGCCACGATGTGCCGCTAATCCTTGATGCGATCCCGGTCGAACGTGGTCGAAAGCGGGCCGACATCGTGGACGATCTCCTCGACGGTGCGACCGACATCGTCCCCGGCTTAGACCTCGTGATGATGGACCGCGAGTTCGCCAATGACGGCGTCAAAGACGCCTGCGAGGACCACGGTGTCCACTACCTGAATCCGGGTGTGGTGCGGTCCAGCAGCGACCACGAACACCAGATTGCCAAGCTCGCCAGCGAGGACAAAGACTTCGACGTCGTCGAGCAGGAACGACTCGACGATGGACCGACGCGGAAGGCGGTCTACCTCCCGAAGCGCGAGTGGGAACGAGAAGACGAGGCCGATGACGGCACGGACGTGACGATTCGCCAGGAACTCATCGAAGACTTCGAGGAGATCGGCGATACAACACCGCTCTCGGCGGATCGGGACGGCGACTCGCCGTTGAGCAATCTTCTCGATGAAGTAGCGGACGAGGAGGAGATCGACGAGCCGGCACGAGTCGAAGCGCCGACGGTACCCTTCGAGACGAACCTGCCGTGGGTAGACACCGATCCTGCTGACGAACGGGAGATGAAGCACCAGATCGGGCGGGTAATGGTCCGGTATAAGCGGCGCTGGGGTATCGAAAACGGGTTCAAGAAGCTGAAGACGTTCCTCGCAGAGACACAGTCGCCCGACCACCGGTTCCGGTACTTCAATTTCGCGTTCGCCTGTGTCCTATACAACTGCTGGCGGCTGGTGGATATCCTCGTCCAACTCGAACTGGATGGCGAAGTGGGGGACGGGCCGGCGCTCACGGCGAACTCGTTCCTGACGTTCGCCAAGAAGAATTACGGCCTCGACCCACCCGACTAA
- a CDS encoding DUF7130 family rubredoxin-like protein gives MATERTESRLGFGTAVYTEDGTKVGQIRGFDEEGFYVTIRDGLEGMSVEHVRSGKNFGEAHLMWRCLECGQMDDLNDALPNECPSCGAERESLYYWTED, from the coding sequence ATGGCAACTGAGCGCACAGAGTCACGGCTCGGGTTCGGGACGGCGGTCTACACCGAAGACGGCACGAAGGTCGGCCAGATTCGTGGATTCGATGAGGAAGGGTTCTACGTCACGATTCGCGACGGACTCGAGGGGATGAGCGTCGAACACGTCCGATCGGGTAAGAACTTCGGGGAGGCCCACCTGATGTGGCGCTGTCTCGAGTGCGGCCAGATGGACGACCTCAACGACGCCCTTCCGAACGAGTGCCCGTCCTGTGGTGCCGAACGGGAGAGTCTCTATTACTGGACCGAAGACTAA
- a CDS encoding ketopantoate reductase family protein has translation MEIVVFGAGSLGSLVGGVLARAHEVTLVGRPDHVDALRSDGLRVTGQLEAHVTPSATTDGRDLAAELAVVTVKAADTPTAADALATGTFDAALSLQNGMGNEAILADALESPVLAGTATYGALRREPGVVDCTGLGEVVVGPRDDSHSPLATRVGNAFQEAGLETTVADDIPRRLWEKLAVNAAINPVTALADADNGAILDPPAADVAHAAARETARVARGAGISLTDEAAVGAVSQVARDTAANTSSMRQDVRAGRRTEIDAINGYVVDRAEELGLAVPTNRVLASLIRTWERSNELR, from the coding sequence ATGGAAATCGTCGTCTTCGGAGCCGGCAGCCTCGGCAGTCTGGTCGGCGGCGTCCTCGCGCGCGCACACGAGGTGACGCTCGTGGGCCGACCCGATCACGTGGACGCGCTCCGGTCGGACGGCCTCCGGGTGACCGGCCAACTCGAGGCTCACGTTACCCCGTCGGCGACGACCGACGGCCGAGACCTCGCCGCCGAACTGGCCGTCGTGACGGTCAAGGCCGCCGACACGCCGACTGCGGCGGACGCGCTCGCGACGGGTACGTTCGACGCCGCGCTCTCGTTGCAAAACGGGATGGGAAACGAGGCGATCCTCGCGGACGCACTCGAGTCGCCGGTACTCGCCGGGACGGCGACCTACGGCGCGCTCCGCCGGGAACCGGGCGTCGTCGACTGCACGGGACTTGGCGAGGTCGTCGTCGGACCCCGTGACGACAGTCACTCCCCACTCGCGACGCGCGTCGGGAACGCGTTCCAGGAAGCAGGGCTCGAGACGACCGTCGCCGACGATATACCCCGCCGTCTGTGGGAGAAACTGGCTGTCAACGCGGCGATCAACCCGGTCACGGCGCTCGCGGACGCCGACAACGGTGCCATTCTGGACCCGCCAGCGGCGGACGTCGCACACGCGGCTGCCCGCGAGACCGCACGCGTCGCTCGAGGGGCTGGGATTTCCCTCACGGACGAGGCTGCGGTCGGCGCCGTTTCGCAGGTCGCCCGCGATACCGCGGCGAACACATCCTCGATGCGTCAGGACGTCCGCGCCGGTCGACGCACCGAGATCGACGCTATCAACGGCTACGTCGTCGACCGCGCCGAGGAGCTGGGACTCGCGGTCCCGACGAATCGGGTGCTCGCGTCGTTGATTCGGACGTGGGAGCGCTCCAACGAACTGCGATAG